AGCCGTGGGGCCGGGCGGCCCCACGGCTCAGGTGGTCAGGCGTGGTCGAGCTCGGTCAGCATTCCCTTGCGCAGCCGCATGATGATCCGCTTGATCAGCCGGGACACATGCATCTGGGAGCAGCCGAGCTGCTCGCCGATCTCCGCCTGGGTGGCTTCTTCCACGAACCGCAGATGGATGATCTGCCGGTCGCGCTCGCTGAGCTCGGCCATGAGCGGCGCGAGCGCGTGGAAGTCCTCGACGAGCCGCAGCCCGTCCTCCTCCACGCCGATGAAGTCGGCCAGGACGGCCTCGCCGCTCTCCGAGCCGTCGCCGGTGAGCGCCGCGTCGAGCGAGGAGGAGTTGTAGCCGTTGGAGGCTATCTGCGCCTCGACCACCTCGCGCTCGGTGAGGTTCATCAGCGTGGCCAGCTCGGTCACCGTCGGCTCCCGGTCCAGCCGGCCGGCGAGCTCGTCGCGCGCCTTGGCCAGCTCGACGCGCAGCTCCTGCAGCCGCCGCGGCACGTGCACCGCCCACGTCGTGTCCCGGAAGAACCGCTTGATCTCGCCGACGATGTACGGCAGGGCGAACGAGGTGAACTCCACCTCACGTGAGATCTCGAACCGGTCGATCGCCTTGATCAGGCCGATCATCCCGGTCTGGACGATGTCCTCCATGTCGTCCCCGCGCCCGCGGAAGCGACCGGCGGCGAACCGCACCAGGGACATGTTCATCTCGATGAGCGTGTTGCGGGCGTACTGGTATTCGTGCGTGCCCTCTTCCAGCACGGCCAGTCGCCGGAAGAACTGGCGGGACAGCTCCCGAGCGTCACGCGGAGCCACGCTCCGCGGGTCCTCGACTCCGGGCAGCGGTGCTCCACCTGTGCTGGTCCTGGCGGTGTCCTGGACGACCTGTGCCTGCGACCCCATCACGGCGGTGTGCATTGCCTCTCCCAAGAAAGTCACGGTTCGACGTCTGCTGCTCTCGGTCCGTGAGCGGGACCCCTTGCGCGGTCCCGCTCACGGGGGCGGGTACCCGGACTTCGGCGAGGCATGCGTTCCGGATGCGAGCCAGCCGAAAAAACCCTCGGACCTCACCGCGCCCTCGGACCTCACCGCGTCGTGGGCCAGGCCGTGCGCCGGGCCGTGATCAGCTCGTGGAGGTAGCGCTTGGTGACGCTGCCCCCGTACCGCGTCTCGATGAGTTCCCGGATGCACGTCAGCAGGCCCCGGCGGGCGGGCTCGTCGAGCGCGAGGTGACCCGAATAGGTCAGCAGGGTCTCGAGGTACGCGTCCGCCGCGTACGTCACCTCCTGCGCGCACCGGTGGACGACGACGTCCTCGAAACGTGAGCCGACGGTCCACTCGCCGGTGTCCGTGGCGGTCTCGTCCTCGCTCCGCGGACGCAGCCCGGGCGTGGTCGACGGGTCCCAGCGCTCGTAGCAGCGCTGGACCTCGACGAAGAAGTCCGCGCTGCCGCCCGCCACATGACAGGTCGTCACCAGCCCCAGCAGGCCGCCCGGCCGCAGCGCGTCGGCGGTCTTCGTCACGCGCAGCGCCGGGTCGATCCAGTGGACGGCCGTCGCGCTCGTCACCAGATCGAACGGCTCGGCGGGCAGCTCCCAGCGCTCGAAGTCGGCTACCACGACGTCGACTTGAGGGAACGCGGCGAGGTTCCGCCGGGCCACGGCCGCCATCGAGGGACCGAGTTCGACGGCTGTCAGTCGGCAGCCGGACCGTGCCAGCGGACGGGTCAACTGCCCCGTGCCGGGCCCGATCTCCAGCACCCGGCTGTCCGGGCCGAGCTCCGCGCTCCGCGTCAACTGCTCCACCAGGGACGGTGGATAGCGTGGACGGACCCGGTCGTAGCGCTCGGCGACCGCGTCGAACGTGTCTCTCAACATCGGATTCGCACCCTCCGCACCGTCCGTATCAAGTCCCTGACCAGTGTCTCCCCGTCGCTCGACGGGAGCGCTACATTCACGACAGGTACACGGGGGAGCGGCGTATGAGCACGTCGGGGGAGCCGGGCACGGGCGGGCACGGAGGACGGGACGGGCACGGAGGACGGGGCGGGCAGGACGGACAGGACGGGGGAACGACGCAGGACGACTGGGCCGTCTTCTGGACGGCCGTCAGGACCGACTGCCGTCGGCGGGCGGGAGTCGCCTTCAGTGCGACGCGGAGCTGGGCGCCCGCGGCCCTCATGGCGGTGCTGTGCGTGACCGCGGTGCACATCGCCGCGGGCCGCCTCGGCCACGAGGAGCCGGCGGCCGGCGCACGGGCGGGCGGGACGGGAACACGGTGGGAGAGCGCCGTGCGCGCCCCGCACCTGCTCCGCACTCTCACCACCCGCGCCGACTTCACCGTGGACCCCGGCTCCTGGCAGGCCTCCGTCCGGCACACGCTGGTCCTGCGGCCGGACGACCCCCTGCTGAACCCCATCAGGGAGGGCGACACCGCCGCCACGGCCGAATATCTCGACGACCGGCTGGCCGGCGACGTCCGCTATGTGGCCGGCGAGGGCTTCCGCACCGACGGCGGCACCGACCGGCGGCTGGTCGCGCCGGACGTGAACCAGGACGGGCCCACGGCGCCGGCGGTCGTCACCTGGACCCTCGAGGAGACCTGCCGCCGCCCGTGCGCCTGGGACGGCGACTTCCGCTTCACCGTCCGCCCGACGACCGACCCCCGGCCCACGGCCACCCGCTGGACCCTGGAGGTCCGGGCGCACGGCACGGACGTGGGAATCGCCGGCATCACAGGCGCCCGGCCCGTCCGGCAGGACACCGCGTACGCCGTACTCGCGCCCCTGGGCCGTCCCGGCCCGGTCTCGGTCGTCTTCCGGGCGGCCGACACCCGCACCCAGGGCTTCCTGCGGGAGCCCTCCGCGGAGACCGGACCGCGCTTCACCCCGTCCTTCACCGAACCCATGCCCGTGGTCCTCGGGATCGTGCTGGGCTTTCTGCTCATCGTTCTCGGCGCCGGCTACGGGCTGCGCAGCTTCGACCGGCTGACGCCCCGCGAGCGGCCCGCCGTCAGCACGCCCCTGTGGATGTT
This window of the Streptomyces sp. NBC_01275 genome carries:
- a CDS encoding RNA polymerase sigma factor SigF; the encoded protein is MHTAVMGSQAQVVQDTARTSTGGAPLPGVEDPRSVAPRDARELSRQFFRRLAVLEEGTHEYQYARNTLIEMNMSLVRFAAGRFRGRGDDMEDIVQTGMIGLIKAIDRFEISREVEFTSFALPYIVGEIKRFFRDTTWAVHVPRRLQELRVELAKARDELAGRLDREPTVTELATLMNLTEREVVEAQIASNGYNSSSLDAALTGDGSESGEAVLADFIGVEEDGLRLVEDFHALAPLMAELSERDRQIIHLRFVEEATQAEIGEQLGCSQMHVSRLIKRIIMRLRKGMLTELDHA
- a CDS encoding class I SAM-dependent methyltransferase, with amino-acid sequence MLRDTFDAVAERYDRVRPRYPPSLVEQLTRSAELGPDSRVLEIGPGTGQLTRPLARSGCRLTAVELGPSMAAVARRNLAAFPQVDVVVADFERWELPAEPFDLVTSATAVHWIDPALRVTKTADALRPGGLLGLVTTCHVAGGSADFFVEVQRCYERWDPSTTPGLRPRSEDETATDTGEWTVGSRFEDVVVHRCAQEVTYAADAYLETLLTYSGHLALDEPARRGLLTCIRELIETRYGGSVTKRYLHELITARRTAWPTTR